In one Candidatus Palauibacter australiensis genomic region, the following are encoded:
- the uvrA gene encoding excinuclease ABC subunit UvrA: MEDSNALIVRGAREHNLRDVDVELPRDRLIVVTGLSGSGKSSLAFDTIYAEGQRRYVESLSAYARQFLGVMEKPDVDVIEGLSPAIAIEQRTAGGNPRSTVGTVTEIYDYLRLLWARAGTPHCPACGSPVRPQSPSEIAQQILGWPAGARIEVRAPLVRGRKGEFRDLFERTLSEGFVRARVDGELVDLSDPPLLNRRRNHDISVVVDRLVVRASDRERLADSVATALGMADGVVEVALHNGAGENGAGEATGGSAEGDGETRHLFSERYACPGCGLGMPELEPRQFSFNSPFGACQECDGLGSQRVPNADLIVGGDRISILEGVLLPLGAPSYGARRHALARLARKLHFDLNTVWGDLNPDQQEAILYGDTDMGWEGAVAATLRRYHETTSERVRLSLEEYMTLSTCLACEGGRLRPESRAVTLEGLSLPALTAQSVAELRPLLGGWLERARAAGGQAAEIRVPILKEVVERLEFLDHVGLGYLTLARSAGTLSGGEAQRIRLATQIGSRLVGVLYVLDEPSIGLHPRDNRKLLQTLGALRDLGNTVLVVEHDELTIRRADHIVDMGPGAGREGGEVVVSGDIDRLLADERSLTAAYLRGEREIPVPERRRAPDHGRLVVRGAREHNLRAIDVEFPLGTFICVTGVSGSGKSTLVEQILYRRLAREIYRSKLVPGAHDAIEGLELFDKVIDVDQSPIGRTPRSNPATYTGLFTPIRELFARLPESNIRGYAPGRFSFNVKGGRCEPCRGDGLVKIEMHFLPDVYVPCDICRGRRYNRETLEVLYRGRSIADVLAMSVDEALEFFDAVPSVKRRLGTLSDVGLGYVTLGQPATTLSGGEAQRVKLATELAKTSTGRTVYILDEPTTGLHFEDVRLLLRVLHRLADRGNTIIVIEHHMDVVKTADWVIDMGPEGGAGGGLVVAAGPPELVAATPGSHTGRHLASLLPEPSGTLAI; the protein is encoded by the coding sequence ATGGAAGACTCGAACGCTCTCATCGTGCGGGGGGCGCGGGAGCACAACCTCCGCGACGTCGACGTCGAACTGCCGCGCGACCGGCTCATCGTCGTCACCGGGCTCTCCGGCTCCGGGAAGTCCTCGCTTGCCTTCGACACCATCTACGCGGAGGGGCAGCGCCGCTACGTCGAATCCCTCTCCGCCTACGCCCGGCAGTTCCTCGGCGTCATGGAGAAGCCCGACGTCGACGTCATCGAGGGACTCTCGCCCGCCATCGCGATCGAGCAGCGCACCGCCGGCGGCAACCCGCGCTCCACCGTCGGCACCGTCACCGAGATCTACGACTACCTCCGCCTCCTGTGGGCCCGCGCCGGCACTCCCCACTGTCCCGCGTGCGGCAGCCCCGTGCGCCCGCAGTCGCCGTCGGAGATCGCGCAGCAGATCCTCGGCTGGCCCGCCGGCGCCCGCATCGAGGTCCGCGCCCCGCTCGTCAGGGGACGGAAGGGCGAATTCCGCGACCTGTTCGAGCGCACGCTCAGTGAAGGCTTCGTGCGCGCGCGCGTGGACGGCGAACTCGTCGACCTCTCCGACCCGCCGCTGCTGAACCGGCGCCGGAACCACGACATCTCCGTCGTCGTCGACCGGCTCGTCGTGCGCGCCTCGGACCGCGAGCGGCTGGCGGACTCCGTGGCGACGGCCCTCGGCATGGCCGACGGCGTCGTCGAGGTCGCCCTCCACAACGGCGCGGGCGAGAACGGCGCCGGCGAGGCCACCGGCGGGAGCGCGGAGGGCGACGGGGAGACGCGGCACCTGTTCAGCGAGCGCTACGCCTGCCCGGGCTGCGGACTCGGCATGCCGGAACTCGAGCCCCGGCAGTTCTCCTTCAACTCGCCCTTCGGCGCCTGCCAGGAGTGCGACGGGCTCGGCTCGCAGCGCGTCCCCAACGCCGACCTCATCGTGGGCGGCGACCGGATCTCCATCCTCGAGGGCGTCCTCCTCCCTCTGGGCGCGCCGAGTTATGGCGCCCGCCGTCACGCCCTCGCGCGCCTCGCGCGCAAGCTGCACTTCGACCTCAACACCGTCTGGGGCGACCTGAACCCGGACCAGCAGGAGGCGATCCTCTACGGCGACACCGATATGGGATGGGAAGGGGCCGTCGCCGCCACCCTGCGCCGTTACCACGAGACGACGAGCGAGCGCGTGCGCCTCTCGCTCGAGGAGTACATGACGCTCTCCACCTGTCTCGCCTGCGAGGGCGGGCGGCTGCGTCCCGAGAGCCGGGCCGTCACCCTGGAGGGACTCTCCCTCCCCGCGCTCACCGCGCAGTCCGTGGCCGAACTCCGCCCGCTCCTCGGCGGCTGGCTCGAGCGCGCCCGCGCCGCCGGCGGCCAGGCGGCCGAGATCCGCGTCCCCATCCTCAAGGAGGTCGTCGAGCGGCTCGAGTTCCTCGACCACGTGGGGCTCGGCTACCTCACCCTGGCGCGCTCCGCCGGCACGCTTTCGGGCGGCGAGGCCCAGCGCATCCGCCTCGCGACCCAGATCGGGAGCCGCCTCGTCGGCGTCCTCTACGTGCTCGACGAACCCAGCATCGGCCTCCACCCGCGCGACAACCGCAAGCTGCTCCAGACACTCGGCGCCCTGCGCGACCTCGGAAACACCGTCCTCGTCGTCGAGCACGACGAACTCACGATCCGCCGCGCCGACCACATCGTCGACATGGGGCCGGGGGCCGGGCGCGAGGGCGGGGAAGTCGTCGTCTCCGGCGACATCGACCGCCTCCTGGCCGACGAACGCTCCCTCACCGCGGCCTACCTGCGCGGAGAGCGCGAGATCCCCGTCCCCGAACGCCGCCGCGCCCCGGACCATGGCCGGCTCGTCGTGCGCGGCGCCCGCGAGCACAACCTGCGGGCGATCGACGTCGAGTTCCCGCTCGGGACCTTCATCTGCGTGACCGGCGTGTCCGGCTCCGGCAAGTCCACCCTCGTCGAGCAGATCCTCTACCGCCGCCTGGCGCGCGAGATCTACCGCTCCAAGCTCGTCCCCGGCGCCCACGACGCGATCGAGGGCCTTGAACTTTTCGACAAGGTTATCGACGTCGACCAGAGCCCCATCGGCCGCACCCCGCGCTCGAACCCGGCCACCTACACCGGCCTCTTCACCCCCATCCGCGAACTCTTCGCCCGCCTGCCCGAGTCGAACATCCGCGGCTACGCGCCGGGGCGGTTCAGCTTCAACGTGAAGGGCGGGCGCTGCGAACCCTGCCGTGGCGACGGCCTCGTGAAGATCGAGATGCACTTCCTGCCCGACGTGTACGTCCCCTGCGACATCTGCCGGGGACGCCGCTACAACCGCGAGACGCTCGAGGTCCTCTACCGGGGGCGGAGCATCGCCGACGTGCTCGCGATGAGCGTGGACGAGGCGCTCGAGTTCTTCGACGCCGTGCCGTCGGTGAAGCGCCGCCTGGGCACGCTTTCCGATGTCGGCCTCGGCTACGTGACGCTGGGCCAGCCCGCCACCACGCTCTCCGGCGGCGAGGCCCAGCGCGTGAAGCTCGCCACCGAACTCGCGAAGACGAGCACCGGCCGCACCGTCTACATCCTCGACGAGCCCACCACCGGCCTCCACTTCGAGGACGTGCGCCTCCTGCTGCGCGTCCTCCACCGGCTCGCCGACCGCGGCAACACGATCATCGTCATCGAGCACCACATGGACGTCGTGAAGACGGCCGACTGGGTCATCGACATGGGGCCGGAGGGCGGGGCGGGGGGCGGCCTCGTCGTCGCCGCGGGCCCCCCGGAACTCGTGGCCGCGACCCCCGGCAGCCACACCGGCCGGCACCTCGCCTCGCTCCTGCCGGAGCCGAGCGGAACCTTGGCCATATAA
- a CDS encoding AAA family ATPase, translated as MLRQGRARELGAALKQHVRRSRTPRGNDTWRNPSTMSDHTHIERIHIQGFRSLADVEFSPGAGANVLIGANGSGKSNFVKFFNMLSWMLKSRQLAEFVGIEGGADDQLHGGNETTPRLDAEIAIRTDTGRNDYRFKLAFAHPDQLLFVDEAFRYSRFDGNAPWNSLGSGHREALIVEARQPNEPEPASEVRARTARVVTHLLRDCAAYQFHNTGATSKFKKNWDADESGYMRADGGNLPAILYRLEQEDRRRYDVICRHIRRVLPGFDRFEIEEQYGKVALRWRSKHSDKTYGAHLTSDGSLRFFALATLLNLPAEMLPGVLLLDEPELGLHPKAVALVGDMILALAESRQIIVATQSPLLVDAFELDQVFVLELEDGRTVLSPRETHQLREWLEDYTLGELWQKNLLGGRP; from the coding sequence TTGCTCCGTCAAGGCAGGGCGCGCGAGCTTGGTGCGGCTTTGAAACAACATGTGCGTCGATCGAGGACGCCACGCGGCAATGACACCTGGAGGAACCCCTCGACCATGAGCGACCACACCCACATCGAGCGCATCCACATCCAGGGTTTCCGCTCGCTGGCCGACGTCGAGTTCTCGCCGGGGGCGGGCGCGAACGTACTGATCGGCGCGAACGGCTCGGGAAAATCCAACTTCGTGAAGTTCTTCAACATGCTGAGCTGGATGCTGAAGTCGCGGCAGCTGGCGGAGTTCGTCGGCATCGAAGGCGGCGCGGACGACCAGCTGCACGGAGGGAACGAGACCACGCCGCGTCTGGATGCCGAGATCGCAATACGCACGGACACCGGGCGGAACGACTACCGGTTCAAGCTCGCCTTCGCCCATCCCGACCAGCTGTTATTCGTCGACGAGGCGTTTCGCTACAGCCGTTTCGATGGTAACGCGCCATGGAACTCTCTGGGCAGCGGACATCGAGAGGCCCTCATCGTCGAGGCGAGGCAGCCGAACGAGCCGGAGCCAGCGTCCGAAGTCCGTGCTCGAACCGCGCGCGTGGTGACTCATCTGCTGAGGGACTGCGCCGCCTATCAATTCCACAACACCGGCGCCACCTCGAAATTCAAGAAGAACTGGGACGCCGACGAGAGCGGGTACATGCGAGCTGACGGGGGCAACCTGCCGGCCATACTGTACCGGCTGGAACAGGAGGATCGGCGCCGTTACGACGTCATCTGCCGTCACATTCGGCGCGTACTGCCGGGGTTCGATCGATTCGAGATCGAGGAGCAGTACGGAAAAGTCGCCTTGCGCTGGCGGTCCAAGCATTCGGACAAGACCTACGGCGCGCACCTCACGTCGGACGGTTCGCTGCGTTTCTTCGCTCTCGCCACCCTGCTGAACCTGCCCGCGGAGATGCTGCCGGGCGTGCTGCTGCTCGACGAACCGGAACTCGGCCTCCATCCGAAGGCGGTCGCACTTGTGGGCGACATGATCCTTGCGCTGGCCGAGAGTCGGCAGATCATCGTGGCGACCCAATCACCCCTCCTCGTTGACGCGTTCGAACTCGATCAGGTCTTCGTGCTCGAACTTGAGGACGGGCGGACGGTGCTGAGCCCGCGGGAGACGCATCAGCTTCGCGAATGGCTTGAAGATTACACGCTGGGAGAACTCTGGCAGAAGAACCTGCTGGGTGGACGGCCTTGA
- a CDS encoding DUF4276 family protein — MAISVEGQTEEEFVKDSLAAHLQSRGVYVTPVTVGRARGRGEGGGNVSIGLLAREMRALQANFDAVTSLVDFYGFRGKGTMSPDDLLRAIRESIEPSDERFVFPYVQMHEFEALLFSKVDALPIVLPEAPVADLRSIRSDFETPEDINDSPTTAPSKRIKRLIPSYRKRLDGPPLAAEIGLNRIRSECPRFDAWLRRLESFGEPAT; from the coding sequence TTGGCCATCTCCGTGGAGGGGCAGACGGAGGAGGAGTTCGTCAAGGACTCGCTGGCGGCCCACCTCCAAAGCCGGGGCGTGTATGTCACACCTGTGACCGTCGGGCGGGCGCGCGGCAGGGGAGAAGGCGGGGGCAACGTCTCAATAGGCCTGCTCGCACGGGAAATGCGGGCACTGCAGGCCAATTTCGACGCCGTAACCTCCCTGGTGGACTTCTACGGGTTCAGAGGCAAGGGAACCATGTCGCCCGACGACCTCCTCCGGGCGATCCGCGAGAGCATCGAACCATCCGACGAGCGATTCGTGTTCCCGTACGTCCAGATGCACGAGTTCGAGGCACTGTTGTTCTCGAAGGTAGACGCATTACCGATCGTTCTCCCCGAGGCCCCGGTCGCGGATCTCAGATCGATCCGCTCCGACTTCGAGACGCCGGAGGACATCAACGACAGTCCCACGACCGCACCGAGCAAACGTATCAAGCGGCTGATTCCGAGCTACCGGAAGCGACTGGACGGCCCTCCGCTGGCGGCTGAAATCGGGCTGAACCGGATACGAAGCGAATGCCCGAGATTCGACGCCTGGTTGCGTCGCCTCGAATCCTTCGGCGAGCCCGCAACCTGA
- a CDS encoding AAA family ATPase has protein sequence MTLLTGKNGVGKTAALEAVRALAARGRRCLSLGPGVLGDDRIAKWWNDVELTPDEDKVVDALKLVVNAAERAAVVGERAGRRPRRSRVIVELEDDPVPVPLKSLGDGAVRVFGVALALANSRDGFLVIDEAEDGIHHSLQERFWRMVLETAEANNVQVLATTHSRDCVEGFARAVTECQHIDGALARINRRNGETWAVEYSERDMRIAAEQGIEVR, from the coding sequence GTGACGCTGCTCACTGGAAAAAACGGTGTGGGGAAGACCGCCGCCCTCGAGGCCGTCCGAGCGCTGGCGGCGCGTGGCCGGCGGTGCCTTTCCCTGGGCCCGGGCGTACTGGGAGACGACAGGATCGCGAAATGGTGGAACGACGTTGAGTTGACCCCAGACGAGGACAAGGTCGTTGACGCCTTGAAGCTCGTGGTGAACGCGGCTGAGCGCGCGGCTGTGGTCGGGGAACGCGCAGGCCGCCGACCGCGACGTAGTCGAGTGATCGTGGAGCTGGAGGACGATCCCGTGCCTGTTCCGTTGAAGAGTCTGGGGGACGGGGCCGTGCGGGTGTTCGGGGTGGCGCTCGCTCTGGCCAACAGCCGCGACGGATTCCTGGTGATCGACGAAGCCGAAGACGGCATCCATCACTCCCTGCAAGAGCGCTTCTGGCGCATGGTTCTGGAAACTGCGGAGGCCAACAACGTTCAGGTGCTGGCGACGACGCACAGCCGAGATTGCGTGGAGGGATTCGCCCGGGCGGTGACCGAATGTCAGCACATCGACGGTGCTCTTGCCCGGATCAACCGACGGAACGGAGAAACGTGGGCCGTCGAGTACTCCGAGAGGGACATGCGGATCGCCGCGGAGCAGGGCATCGAGGTTCGGTGA
- a CDS encoding sodium:solute symporter — MTSLDLAILVVYLGGITAWGAWLGRGARGGEEYFLGRRDLPWVVVLLSVVATETSTLTFLSIPGIAYGGSLAFVQIAAGYVLGRIAVASWLLPAYREGRLRTAYELLEARFGTETRRLTSGIFMITRLLADSVRLFATAIPLTLVTGWPLIASVLVIGAVTFIYTFIGGIRAVVWVDASQMALYLAGGLIALVVLGGALPGGWPEILARAGEAGKLTVIDPSLDFGRPYTLWAGLLGGAFLSMGSHGADQLIVQRLLACRDLAASRRALVGSGFAVLFQFTLFLFVGLGLWAWYDGAAFVRADEIFAGFIVEALPAGVRGLLIAGVFAAAMSTLSSSINALSSTAAYDFWAAARPEADERRILRVGRIAAVAWTVLLVAAAIGFIPLSEESTAVEVSLGIASLVYGGLLGAFALARFSRRATSGSARLGIVLGIGSVTSIWIGARDAVAWPWFVLIGTAITVAVGLLAGSRRGSRASE; from the coding sequence CTGACCTCTCTCGACCTCGCGATCCTCGTCGTCTACCTCGGCGGGATCACCGCCTGGGGGGCGTGGCTCGGCAGGGGCGCGCGCGGGGGAGAAGAGTATTTTCTGGGCCGGCGCGACCTGCCGTGGGTCGTCGTCCTCCTGTCCGTCGTGGCGACGGAGACGAGCACGCTCACCTTCCTCTCCATCCCCGGCATCGCGTACGGCGGGTCGCTCGCCTTCGTGCAGATCGCGGCGGGCTACGTGCTCGGGCGGATCGCGGTCGCCTCCTGGCTGCTGCCGGCATATCGCGAGGGACGGCTGCGGACGGCCTACGAGTTGCTGGAGGCCCGGTTCGGGACGGAGACCCGGCGGCTGACCTCCGGCATCTTCATGATCACGCGCCTCCTCGCGGATTCCGTGCGGCTCTTCGCGACGGCCATTCCGCTCACACTCGTCACCGGGTGGCCGCTCATCGCCTCCGTGCTCGTGATCGGGGCCGTCACCTTCATCTATACCTTCATCGGCGGCATCCGCGCCGTCGTCTGGGTGGATGCCTCGCAGATGGCGCTCTACCTGGCCGGCGGGCTCATCGCGCTCGTCGTCCTCGGCGGCGCCCTGCCCGGCGGCTGGCCCGAGATCCTCGCCCGCGCCGGGGAAGCCGGGAAGCTCACCGTCATCGACCCCTCCCTCGACTTCGGGCGACCCTACACGCTGTGGGCCGGGCTGCTCGGCGGCGCCTTCCTCTCCATGGGTTCGCACGGCGCGGACCAGCTCATCGTCCAGCGCCTCCTCGCCTGCCGCGATCTCGCCGCGAGCCGCCGCGCCCTCGTCGGCAGCGGCTTCGCCGTCCTCTTCCAGTTCACCCTTTTCCTCTTCGTTGGCTTGGGCCTCTGGGCGTGGTACGACGGAGCCGCCTTCGTGCGCGCCGACGAGATCTTCGCCGGATTCATCGTTGAAGCGCTCCCGGCCGGCGTCCGCGGCCTGCTCATCGCGGGCGTGTTCGCGGCAGCCATGTCTACACTCTCCAGTTCGATCAACGCGCTCTCATCCACTGCGGCCTACGACTTCTGGGCGGCGGCCCGTCCGGAGGCGGACGAGCGGCGGATCCTGCGCGTGGGGAGGATCGCGGCGGTGGCGTGGACGGTGCTGCTCGTGGCGGCGGCGATCGGGTTCATCCCCCTGAGCGAGGAGAGCACCGCCGTGGAGGTGTCGCTCGGGATCGCGTCGCTCGTCTACGGCGGACTGCTGGGGGCGTTCGCGCTCGCCCGCTTCTCGCGCCGGGCCACGAGCGGCTCGGCCCGGCTCGGGATCGTGCTCGGGATCGGATCCGTCACCTCGATCTGGATCGGGGCGCGGGACGCCGTTGCCTGGCCCTGGTTCGTCCTCATCGGCACGGCGATCACCGTGGCGGTCGGCCTCCTCGCCGGTTCCCGCCGCGGTTCGCGCGCGTCGGAGTGA